The following are from one region of the Cytobacillus firmus genome:
- a CDS encoding alpha/beta hydrolase, giving the protein MWKWETEGEAKGVIVMVHGAMEHHRRYGWLIEMWRLAGFHVIMGDLPGQGMTTRSRRGHIDSFDEYIIEVKDWVQAACEFELPVFLLGHSMGGLIAIRLLQEERMNLAGVILSSPCLGLVQQPSKLLNFLSLGLNSVMPGLKMDAGLSVDMATRNQDVLDADLNDSLYVTKVSVRWYRELVYAMKLAFENLDNIQDVPLLVVQGGDDKIVNKTTVREWFNLAPFSEKRFKEWPKCYHEVFNEPEREEVFEYAKDFVNSQLKALGYVV; this is encoded by the coding sequence ATGTGGAAGTGGGAAACTGAAGGAGAGGCAAAAGGCGTTATTGTCATGGTTCATGGGGCAATGGAGCATCACCGCCGTTATGGCTGGCTGATTGAAATGTGGCGCTTGGCCGGTTTCCATGTCATTATGGGAGATCTTCCCGGCCAGGGAATGACTACAAGATCCAGAAGGGGCCATATTGATTCCTTTGATGAATATATCATTGAAGTTAAAGATTGGGTACAGGCTGCCTGTGAATTTGAATTGCCGGTTTTTCTTTTGGGACACAGCATGGGCGGCCTGATTGCCATCCGTCTGCTGCAGGAAGAAAGAATGAATCTCGCTGGAGTGATTTTATCATCCCCTTGTTTAGGTTTAGTTCAGCAGCCTTCGAAATTACTGAACTTTTTATCGCTTGGACTCAATTCAGTGATGCCCGGCCTGAAAATGGATGCAGGTTTGTCAGTGGACATGGCGACGCGTAATCAGGATGTCCTTGATGCTGATTTAAATGATTCACTGTATGTGACAAAGGTTTCGGTCAGATGGTACAGGGAACTTGTTTATGCCATGAAGCTGGCCTTTGAGAATCTTGATAATATCCAGGATGTACCCCTTCTCGTAGTTCAGGGCGGCGATGATAAAATCGTGAATAAAACAACTGTCAGAGAATGGTTTAACCTTGCGCCTTTCTCAGAAAAAAGGTTCAAAGAATGGCCAAAGTGCTACCATGAAGTCTTCAATGAACCTGAACGTGAAGAGGTATTTGAATATGCGAAGGATTTCGTGAACAGCCAATTAAAGGCGCTGGGTTATGTGGTTTAA
- a CDS encoding tetraprenyl-beta-curcumene synthase family protein, which produces MSVPSMPISLMSHVYRKVLPAVHKELAYWRSRAEAIPDPELRKQALASIEHKTFHCEGGAIMSLMAMGKYEQAIKFIVAYQTISDYLDNLCDRSTSLDPRDFAALHESMEDALDIDAEGKNYYRLRSEQDDGNYLADLAASCREVLSSLEQYPHIKRHLLELCRYYCDLQIHKHVAVEERVPRLQNWFGQYRSDIPEMEWYEFSACSGSTLGIFCLVSYALRDDFKAEDAVNIRNGYFPYIQGLHILLDYLIDQEEDKAGGDLNFCFYYENEERLFSRLKHFVAEADKHTEKLPHKHFHKLINRGLLGVYLSDDKVRKQRNVRRLAKSMIRTGGMVSYFFYVNGRAYRTVQKMLPSGFAKVFVK; this is translated from the coding sequence ATGAGTGTCCCTTCCATGCCAATTAGCTTGATGTCACATGTCTACCGGAAGGTTCTGCCTGCTGTCCATAAGGAGCTTGCATACTGGAGGAGCCGGGCGGAAGCAATTCCCGATCCGGAGTTAAGAAAGCAGGCTCTTGCCAGCATTGAACATAAAACCTTCCACTGTGAAGGCGGAGCTATTATGTCATTGATGGCAATGGGAAAATATGAACAAGCGATTAAGTTCATTGTCGCATATCAGACAATCAGTGATTATTTGGACAATCTTTGCGACCGGAGCACCTCGCTTGATCCCAGAGATTTTGCCGCACTTCATGAGTCAATGGAGGATGCACTGGATATTGACGCAGAAGGAAAAAATTATTACCGGCTGAGAAGTGAGCAGGATGATGGAAATTATCTTGCAGATTTAGCAGCTTCCTGCAGGGAAGTGTTGTCGAGTCTCGAGCAATACCCCCATATAAAAAGACATCTGCTCGAATTATGCCGTTACTATTGTGATCTGCAAATACATAAGCATGTCGCGGTCGAAGAACGAGTACCCCGGCTGCAAAACTGGTTCGGCCAATATCGTTCAGATATACCTGAGATGGAATGGTATGAGTTTTCTGCCTGCTCGGGTTCGACACTTGGGATTTTCTGCCTTGTTTCCTACGCACTGAGAGATGATTTTAAAGCAGAGGATGCGGTAAATATAAGAAATGGATATTTTCCTTACATCCAGGGCCTTCACATTCTGCTTGATTATCTGATTGATCAGGAAGAGGACAAAGCCGGGGGAGACTTGAATTTCTGCTTTTATTATGAAAACGAAGAGAGGTTGTTTTCGAGATTGAAGCACTTTGTTGCAGAGGCAGACAAGCATACGGAAAAGCTGCCTCATAAGCATTTCCATAAACTGATTAATCGCGGCCTGCTGGGGGTCTATCTATCTGATGATAAGGTCCGGAAGCAGCGGAATGTCAGAAGATTAGCCAAAAGCATGATCAGGACAGGCGGAATGGTGAGCTATTTCTTTTATGTGAATGGAAGGGCTTACCGGACAGTACAGAAGATGCTGCCTTCCGGATTTGCAAAAGTTTTTGTGAAATAA
- a CDS encoding class I SAM-dependent methyltransferase translates to MKLERILPYARQLLEKAVSPGDIVIDATLGNGHDTVFLADLVGPNGRVYGFDIQEEAVLSTKTRLTDHELSDRATLFNTGHEHILENVPPVHHGKITAAIFNLGYLPGGDKDIVTRPQTTISAIDQLLALMAPEGIILLVIYHGHIEGAVERDYLLRYVKLLDQSLVHVLQYQFINQKNNPPFIVAIEKR, encoded by the coding sequence ATGAAGCTTGAAAGAATCTTACCATATGCAAGACAGCTCCTTGAGAAAGCAGTATCACCTGGAGATATCGTTATTGATGCCACTCTGGGCAACGGACATGATACCGTATTTCTGGCTGATCTGGTGGGACCTAACGGCAGAGTTTATGGATTCGATATTCAGGAAGAGGCTGTCCTGAGCACAAAAACACGCCTGACTGATCACGAACTGTCAGACAGGGCTACCCTTTTCAATACAGGCCATGAACACATTCTTGAGAATGTACCTCCTGTCCACCATGGAAAAATTACAGCGGCCATATTTAATTTAGGGTACTTGCCCGGGGGCGATAAAGATATTGTCACCCGTCCGCAGACAACCATTTCTGCCATAGATCAGCTCCTAGCATTGATGGCTCCGGAAGGGATTATTCTTTTGGTGATTTATCACGGCCATATAGAAGGTGCTGTAGAGCGCGATTACCTGCTCCGATATGTCAAGCTGCTGGACCAAAGCCTCGTCCATGTTTTGCAGTATCAGTTTATTAATCAAAAAAATAACCCGCCGTTTATCGTTGCAATTGAAAAACGTTAA
- a CDS encoding TIGR01212 family radical SAM protein (This family includes YhcC from E. coli K-12, an uncharacterized radical SAM protein.), with protein MEKVNPFPYASDNKRYHTWNYHLRNEFGHKVFKVALDGGFDCPNRDGTVAHGGCTFCSAAGSGDFAGNRTDDLDTQFNAIKTKMHHKWKDGKYMAYFQAFTNTHAPVEVLRDMYERVLEQEGVVGLSIATRPDCLPDDVVDYLAELNKRTYLWVELGLQTVHERTALLINRAHDYQCYVEGVNKLRKHGISICSHIINGLPLETPEMMMETAREVAKLDVQGIKIHLLHLLKGTPMVKQFEKGMLEFLSLDEYINLVCDQLEILPPEMIVHRITGDGPIDLMIGPMWSVNKWEVLNGIDAELNRRNSWQGKFYNPIQVEALS; from the coding sequence GTGGAAAAAGTGAATCCTTTTCCATATGCATCCGATAATAAACGGTACCATACATGGAATTATCATTTGCGCAATGAATTTGGGCATAAGGTTTTTAAAGTGGCACTTGATGGCGGCTTTGATTGCCCAAACCGTGATGGCACGGTCGCACACGGAGGATGTACGTTCTGCAGCGCCGCAGGTTCGGGGGACTTTGCCGGGAATCGCACTGATGATTTGGACACACAGTTTAATGCAATCAAAACAAAAATGCATCATAAATGGAAAGACGGTAAATATATGGCCTATTTTCAGGCTTTTACAAATACACATGCCCCTGTTGAAGTGCTTCGTGATATGTATGAGCGGGTGCTTGAGCAGGAAGGGGTTGTCGGGCTGTCTATTGCGACCCGCCCGGACTGCCTGCCTGATGATGTAGTTGACTATCTGGCAGAGCTTAACAAACGGACCTATCTCTGGGTAGAGCTTGGCCTGCAGACTGTACATGAAAGAACTGCCCTTTTAATTAACCGCGCACATGATTATCAGTGCTATGTGGAGGGAGTAAACAAGCTCCGCAAACATGGAATCAGCATCTGTTCCCACATCATTAATGGGCTTCCGCTTGAAACACCGGAAATGATGATGGAAACCGCTCGGGAAGTTGCGAAGCTGGATGTACAGGGAATTAAAATCCATCTCCTTCATTTATTAAAGGGAACCCCGATGGTTAAACAATTTGAAAAGGGCATGCTTGAGTTTCTGTCTCTTGATGAATATATAAATTTAGTATGTGACCAGCTGGAAATTTTACCGCCGGAAATGATTGTACACCGCATCACCGGTGATGGGCCAATCGACTTGATGATCGGGCCAATGTGGAGTGTCAATAAGTGGGAAGTCCTTAATGGCATTGATGCAGAATTAAATCGAAGAAACAGCTGGCAAGGTAAATTTTACAATCCAATCCAAGTGGAGGCATTGTCATGA
- a CDS encoding YtzC family protein → MATRESMDTLLQQCEDAIRFAQEQFESGRTQEHYNDFEYSNALQSLEAAYNDITQMAHSANSQQREQLHRMRLQLQQLQNQMIILPH, encoded by the coding sequence ATGGCAACCCGTGAATCAATGGATACACTTCTTCAGCAGTGTGAGGATGCAATCCGTTTTGCGCAGGAGCAGTTTGAATCGGGAAGAACGCAGGAGCATTATAATGATTTTGAATACTCCAATGCGCTTCAGTCTTTGGAAGCTGCCTATAATGATATAACCCAGATGGCCCATAGCGCCAACTCCCAGCAGCGGGAACAGCTTCACCGGATGAGGCTCCAGCTGCAGCAGCTCCAAAATCAGATGATAATTCTTCCTCATTAA
- a CDS encoding glycogen biosynthesis protein GlgD translates to MKKRSKQNNPEQKTRNGANSQDVELGRDYDPVKQSKKKYEKSGGQPVKSKFHPEPEQSS, encoded by the coding sequence GTGAAAAAGCGTTCAAAACAAAACAATCCTGAACAAAAGACCCGGAATGGCGCCAATAGCCAGGATGTTGAATTAGGACGGGATTACGATCCGGTAAAGCAGTCGAAAAAGAAATATGAAAAATCAGGCGGTCAGCCTGTTAAATCAAAATTCCATCCTGAACCGGAACAATCTTCATAA
- a CDS encoding sigma-54 interaction domain-containing protein, producing MKSALFDLPVQMVETIVENAFGWLVVVNKEGTIIYINKNYCDFLEVEREQVLGKHVSGVIENSRMHLVAESGKEEIADLQFIRGNYMIANRIPIFSDGEVIGAFGTVFFRDTKEWMQMNSHVKSMLTKIQSYIQGIDPSVKYSLDDILGSSSQIHSLKEKVKMVAASDISVLIRGESGTGKELFAHSIHQLSNRSHQPFVKINCGAIPEHLLESELFGYEEGAFTGAKKGGKKGKFQLADGGTLFLDEIGDMPLNMQVKLLRALQEGEIESVGSTSPVKVDVRIIAATNRPLEKMMEEKRFREDLFYRINVVPFMVPSLRDRMEDLPILIDSFIKKITKKSGKRISAIEEEVLEKFHQYSWPGNIRELENVIEASIHLTSNETINTESLPDYMKETAVYPVGKKNLKDILEETEKRILSQSLSKYNNDRIAAANALGISKSSMYEKLKKYGIV from the coding sequence ATGAAAAGTGCATTATTTGATTTGCCTGTTCAAATGGTTGAAACCATTGTAGAAAATGCCTTTGGGTGGCTTGTCGTTGTAAATAAAGAAGGAACGATCATTTACATTAATAAAAATTATTGCGATTTCCTTGAGGTGGAGAGGGAACAGGTTCTGGGGAAGCATGTATCCGGGGTTATTGAAAATTCAAGAATGCATCTGGTGGCAGAATCAGGCAAGGAAGAAATTGCGGACCTGCAATTTATAAGAGGCAACTATATGATAGCGAACCGTATTCCCATTTTTTCTGATGGCGAGGTAATTGGCGCATTCGGGACGGTTTTCTTTAGAGATACAAAGGAATGGATGCAGATGAACAGCCATGTAAAGAGCATGCTGACAAAAATCCAGAGCTATATCCAGGGAATTGATCCAAGTGTAAAATACAGCCTCGATGATATATTGGGAAGCTCAAGCCAGATTCACAGTCTGAAAGAAAAGGTGAAAATGGTGGCAGCCAGTGATATTTCCGTTTTAATCCGCGGGGAAAGCGGGACTGGGAAAGAACTGTTTGCCCACAGCATTCATCAGCTAAGCAACAGAAGCCATCAGCCATTTGTAAAAATTAACTGCGGGGCCATTCCTGAACATCTGTTGGAGTCTGAACTGTTTGGCTATGAAGAGGGAGCTTTTACAGGAGCGAAAAAGGGCGGTAAAAAGGGGAAATTTCAGCTCGCCGATGGAGGGACTTTGTTTTTGGATGAAATCGGGGATATGCCTCTTAATATGCAGGTGAAGCTATTGCGTGCCCTGCAGGAAGGCGAGATTGAAAGTGTTGGATCGACTTCTCCGGTTAAAGTGGATGTCCGGATTATTGCTGCAACTAACAGACCGCTCGAAAAAATGATGGAGGAAAAGCGTTTTAGGGAGGATCTATTTTATCGGATTAATGTTGTGCCGTTCATGGTTCCATCCTTGCGCGACAGGATGGAGGACCTACCGATTCTGATCGACAGCTTTATCAAGAAAATAACGAAAAAATCTGGAAAAAGAATAAGTGCAATTGAAGAGGAAGTCTTAGAAAAGTTTCATCAATACAGCTGGCCGGGAAATATCAGGGAGCTTGAAAATGTAATAGAGGCATCTATTCACTTAACAAGCAATGAAACCATTAACACTGAATCATTGCCGGATTATATGAAAGAAACGGCTGTATATCCGGTTGGAAAAAAGAATCTGAAGGATATCCTTGAGGAAACAGAGAAACGGATTCTGTCACAAAGCTTGAGCAAATATAATAATGACCGAATAGCAGCAGCAAACGCTCTTGGCATCAGTAAATCGTCCATGTACGAAAAGTTAAAGAAATATGGAATTGTATAG
- a CDS encoding GntP family permease: MLSMIGLIGGLALLIYLTMRGMNLLVVGPLSALFVALFSGMPLFPQLAGEGEANLVGNYMSGFSGFVTSWYLMFLLGAIFGKVMEDSGAADSVSKMVVDKLGMKYAVLAIVASCAILTYGGVSLFVVAFSVYPMALSLFKQANLPRRFIPAALAFGSVTFTMTSAGSPEIQNWIPIEFLGTTPYAGWEVSLIVAVFMMIFGYWWLKRMITKAVNKGETFETRKQDPVTENKDLPHPIMGVVPLVVVLIISFVFHDSLAQSALILALLGGVIATYLLNRKYFTNFWNAVSDGTLGALIAIGNTAAVVGFGGVAKAVPAFATAVDWMTSIPGSPLIGGAIAVSVIAGMTGSASGGQAIALPILAPHYMDMGVNAEALHRTVAISSGALDSLPHNGYVVTTVRAICGETHQAAYGAVAAVTVIVPLIGLALAIVLFSFGLGI, encoded by the coding sequence ATGCTAAGTATGATTGGGTTAATAGGCGGGCTTGCCCTTCTGATATACCTGACGATGCGGGGAATGAACCTGCTGGTGGTCGGACCGTTATCTGCGCTGTTTGTAGCTCTTTTTAGCGGTATGCCTTTATTTCCGCAGCTGGCAGGTGAAGGAGAGGCCAACTTGGTCGGGAACTATATGTCCGGCTTTTCGGGATTTGTCACATCATGGTATCTGATGTTCCTATTGGGTGCTATTTTTGGAAAGGTAATGGAGGATAGCGGTGCTGCTGACAGTGTATCCAAAATGGTGGTTGATAAGCTTGGAATGAAATATGCCGTTCTTGCCATAGTCGCGTCCTGTGCCATTTTAACTTATGGCGGAGTCAGTTTATTCGTTGTCGCCTTCTCTGTATATCCAATGGCGTTAAGTTTATTTAAGCAGGCGAATCTGCCGAGAAGATTTATCCCTGCAGCACTGGCTTTTGGATCTGTAACATTTACGATGACTTCTGCCGGTTCACCTGAAATTCAAAACTGGATTCCAATCGAATTTCTAGGAACAACTCCATATGCGGGCTGGGAAGTCAGCTTAATTGTGGCTGTGTTCATGATGATCTTCGGCTACTGGTGGCTGAAGCGCATGATTACCAAGGCTGTAAACAAAGGAGAAACGTTTGAAACCCGCAAGCAGGATCCTGTAACAGAAAATAAGGATTTACCGCATCCAATTATGGGTGTTGTACCATTAGTTGTAGTTTTAATTATTTCCTTTGTTTTTCATGATTCACTTGCACAATCTGCACTTATTCTTGCCTTGCTGGGTGGAGTCATTGCCACATATCTATTGAACCGAAAGTATTTCACTAATTTCTGGAATGCTGTGTCTGATGGGACATTAGGTGCATTGATTGCTATAGGCAATACGGCTGCTGTCGTTGGGTTTGGCGGCGTAGCAAAAGCAGTGCCTGCTTTTGCCACAGCAGTTGATTGGATGACGAGCATTCCTGGCAGTCCGCTGATAGGCGGTGCCATAGCCGTAAGTGTGATCGCCGGGATGACTGGGTCAGCTTCAGGCGGCCAGGCAATCGCACTGCCAATTCTGGCCCCGCATTATATGGACATGGGCGTTAATGCAGAAGCCCTGCACAGAACGGTTGCCATTTCTTCCGGAGCCCTGGACTCACTGCCGCATAATGGCTATGTTGTTACCACTGTACGTGCAATCTGCGGTGAAACCCACCAGGCAGCATATGGAGCAGTGGCTGCTGTTACGGTAATTGTCCCGCTGATTGGCTTAGCGCTTGCGATTGTTTTATTCTCATTTGGATTAGGAATCTAG